From Thermoanaerobacter uzonensis DSM 18761, a single genomic window includes:
- a CDS encoding methylenetetrahydrofolate reductase → MLKNENLCTKLKKRKFVVTAEISTPKGVDITKTIEEARKLKGIVDALNITDSPMANMRMSPIAVAHLLQDHLNIETIFHLTCRDRNLIGLQSELLGAYALGVRNILALTGDDPSHGDTPQAKGVYDVDSIGLLKIISAFNRGYDYNGNKLDSPTEFCAGTTANPSDLREEAIEKLKVKIEAGAEFIQTQPVYDEDILFKFIEKIKNFNVPLLVGILPLKSYKMAVNLNEKVPGIDIPEKVLERLKDGGKEEGINIAVEFIKRIRSEVGGIHIMPLGSTDAVLEIISRVDDLACDFKENKVQMN, encoded by the coding sequence ATGTTGAAAAATGAAAATTTGTGTACTAAACTTAAGAAAAGGAAGTTTGTTGTGACAGCAGAAATTTCTACGCCAAAAGGGGTAGATATAACGAAAACTATTGAAGAAGCGAGAAAATTAAAAGGCATTGTAGATGCCTTAAATATAACGGATTCTCCTATGGCGAATATGCGAATGAGTCCCATAGCAGTAGCTCACCTCTTGCAAGACCACTTAAACATTGAAACTATTTTTCATTTGACCTGTAGAGACAGAAATTTAATTGGGCTTCAGTCTGAACTCCTTGGAGCTTATGCATTAGGGGTAAGAAATATATTAGCTTTGACAGGAGACGACCCCTCCCATGGTGATACTCCTCAAGCTAAGGGGGTATACGATGTAGATTCTATTGGGCTTTTAAAGATTATCAGTGCCTTTAATAGAGGTTATGATTACAATGGCAATAAATTAGATTCACCAACAGAATTTTGTGCAGGTACTACTGCAAATCCAAGTGATTTAAGAGAAGAGGCCATAGAAAAGCTTAAAGTTAAGATAGAAGCAGGGGCAGAGTTTATTCAAACACAACCAGTTTATGATGAAGATATTTTATTTAAGTTTATTGAAAAGATTAAAAATTTCAATGTACCACTTTTGGTAGGCATATTACCTCTTAAAAGCTATAAAATGGCAGTCAATTTAAATGAAAAAGTGCCAGGTATAGATATTCCAGAAAAAGTTTTAGAAAGGCTAAAGGATGGAGGAAAAGAAGAAGGAATAAACATAGCTGTAGAGTTTATAAAACGGATACGCAGTGAAGTTGGGGGAATTCACATTATGCCTTTAGGAAGTACAGATGCTGTGTTGGAAATAATTTCAAGAGTTGATGATTTGGCCTGTGATTTTAAAGAAAATAAAGTACAAATGAATTAA